In Paenibacillus durus, the DNA window GCTGTTTTCATCAACTATTTTTCACCCTCCGCCCCTTCAAACACCGCGTCATTAACTCCGCCCTACGCATAAACTGATATAATATCCATCAAAATACTTTGGAAACGGAGTGTGCGTTCATGATACCCGAAGGAAATCACCATTCCAATATCATACGCTTTACCGGCTTTCAAAATGAGTATGACCGTTACCGGCCCCAGGCGCCCAGGGTAGTGACCGAACTGCTTACGGGCTATTTGGGAAAAAGACCCGCCCTCGTCGTGGATCTCGGCTGCGGAACCGGGCTGTCCACCTTCTTGTGGCGGACGGCCGCCGATGCCGTCATCGGTGTTGAGCCCGGCGATGATATGCGCGGTAAGGCTCTGGAGAAATGGAACGCGCTGGGCAGTCCGGCAAGCATATCGTTTGTCTCCGGCTATTCCAATGCTCTGGAACTGCCTTCCGCCTCTGCCGATATTGTGACCTGCTCCCAGTCCTTCCATTGGATGGAGCCCGGGAGTACGCTGAAGGAAGCCGCGCGGGTACTGAGACCGGGCGGAATCTTCGCTGCTTACGACTGCGACTGGCCGCCGGTGCTCGAACCGAATATCGAGACCCGCTACAATGAACTGATCGAACAGGCCGATGTCATCATCGGCCGCCGGGTACCGGCAGAGGACAGGGCCGTAAAATGGAACAAGGAAAGCCATCTTAGCCGCATCAAAGCGAGCGGGAAATTCTCCTTCGCCCGTGAGATCGCCTTCCACAACATAGAGCACTGCAGCGCGGAGCGGTATGTCGGCCTTACGCTTAGCCAGGGCAGTCTTCAGACCGTGCTGCGGCTCGGCGGAGGCGAGCTGGATGAAGAGATTGCCGATTACCGGGAGACGGTGGAACGCTATTTTAACGGCCGGACTCTGGAAACGATGTTCAGCTACCACGTGAGACTGGGGATCAAGTAAGGGGTACATCTTTAAAATAAGCCCCCGGAATACGCGTCACCCGCGTCCCGGAGGCTTTTGATCATAAGCGCCTAATCGTTATTCATCTTGAACTTCAGAAACAGCTCATTGTAGTGCGCAAGCATGCGCTTGCCGAGATTGTCGTACACCTCAAGCTTGTCAGTGATTGCTTTAGGCGGGTAAAAGCGTTCATCCCCGGAAATATTCTCCGGCAGCAGCGCAAGCGCGTCCTTGTTCGGCGTGGAGTAGCCGACATATTCAGCATTCTGCGCCGCCACCTCCGGCCGAAGCATGAAGTTAATGAACTTGTACGCCCCCTCCACATTAGCCGCCGAACGCGGAATGACGAGATTGTCCGCCCACACGTTCGAGCCTTCCTCCGGCACGACGTAATTCAGCTTGTCGTTCTCGTCCATAATCTCTGCGGCGTCTCCTGACCAGACGAGGCCGACGGCGGCCTCCTCATTCGCCAGCAGCATCTTGATTTCATCACCGACAATCGCTTTGACATTAGGTGACAGGGCATTCAGCTTCTTGAGTGCCTCTTGCAAATGCTCCTCGCTGGTGTCGTTCAGGGAATAATGCAGGCTGTTGAGCGCCATGCCCATAACCTCCCGCGCCCCGTCCAGCAGCAGGATATTATTTTTTAGCTTACTGTCCCACAAGTCGTTCCAGCTCTTAAAGGTTAGCCCTTGAGTCAGTTCGGGATTATAGATGATGCCGACCGTTCCCCAGAAATAAGGAACCGAGTAGCGGTTGCCTTCGTCAAACGACAGGTTCATGAACCTGGGGTCGATATGGGACAAATTCGGCAGCTTGCTGTGGTCGAGGGGCAGGAGCAGGTTTTCCTCTTTCATTTTGGCGATGGCGTAATCGGAAGGGACCACAAGGTCGAAGTTCGTGCCTCCCTGCTCGATCTTCGTCAGCATCGCCTCGTTCGAATCGAAGGTCTGGTAAATGACCGTAATGCCCGTCTCCTTCTGGAACTGGGTTAGCAGATCGGGATCGATATAGTCGCCCCAGTTATAGATGGTCAACGTATTGCCGCCGGAGTAGCCTTCGCTTTTGTTCATCCATGCTCCAAGGTACATCAAGGCGAACGCTACAATCATTACCGCCAAAAAAGCGTTCACGAGCTGCTTCATCTAGGCACCCCCGCTTCGGCCGTCAGTTCCGCTGAGGGCTTCTTGGCTTTTTTGGCCGTCAGGAAGTAGTAGCCCACAACCAGCAGCACCGTGAACAGGAAGATCAGCGTGGACAGCGCGTTAATCGACAGCGACACGCCCTGCCGCGCCCGCGAATAGATTTCAACAGACAGCGTCGAGTAGCCGTTGCCCGTTACGAAGAACGTTACCGCAAAATCATCCAGCGAATAGGTGAGCGCCATGAAAAATCCGCTGAAAATGCCCGGCCGGCAGGCCGATCTCGCTCCCGACTTCGGCTTTGCGCGTCGAGTGAACGAGCCATTCCTGCCCGGATTCGTCGTAGCAGCTGATCTCATAATGCACGCCCCGGAAGAGCTGGCTGTCTACGCGCACCCGCAGCTTGCCCTGCTCCAGAGGAACAATCTCCAGATCTTCGGGGCGGATGACGATCTCGATCGGCTCATTCGGCCGCAGACCCGCATCCACACATTCAAATCTGCGACCGTTAAACTCCGCGAGATAGTCCTCAATCATCACGCCGGGCACGATATTTGATTCTCCGATAAAATCGGCCACAAACCGGTTGATCGGCTCATCGTAAATATCGTTTGGTGTACCACTTTGCTCGATTTTTCCCTTGTTCATGACAAAAATCCAGTCCGACATCGCCAGCGCCTCCTCCTGGTCATGGGTGACGAAGATGAACGTGATGCCCAGCCGCTGCTGCATTTCGCGCAAAATATACTGCATCTCCGTGCGCAGCTTCAAATCAAGCGCGGACAGAGGCTCGTCCAATAGCAGCACCTGCGGCTCGTTGACGATGGCGCGGGCAATCGCTACGCGCTGACGCTGGCCGCCCGACATTTCGCTCACGGCACGCCGCTCGTATCCGGCCAGGTTGACGAAGCGCAGCGCTTCCTGAACCTTTTGCTCGATTGCCTGCTTCTTCAGCTTCTTGATCCGCAGCCCAAACGCCACATTCTCGAACACGTCCAAGTGCGGAAACAGCGCGTAATCCTGAAACACTGTATTGACCTGGCGCTCATTGGCTGGAATGCGGTTGATGACCTTGCCGTTCATATAAATGGAACCTTCCGTCGGTTCGGCAAAGCCGGCGATCAGGCGCAGAATGGTTGTCTTGCCACAGCCTGAGGGCCCGAGCAGTGTGTAGAACTTGCCCCGTTCAATATCAAAGCTGACCCCTTTGAGCACCGGCTCTTCATCGTCGTATCGTTTGGTGACGTTCTCAAAAGAAATAATGGTTGGTTCCTGAATAGCTATGACTGACGACCTCCCCGCATATAAATGGAGTATTCCCTGCTTTTCCGCAGAATTCGACCATTGTCCAATAAGCCTATCATACCCGGTTTTTCGCTCCCCGGCATTCTTTCTTTTTTATGTAATGTCCCACGTTGTTCGTAATGTTGTAATAACTGCCCGCTGAACCTTTACCTCAAGGGTGATATAATGAAAGTAACTGAAAACCTTATATTTTTTTTAAAATTTTTCGAAAAGAGATGACGAGCACATGAACGAGGGGCTGCAGGAGCGCCTTGAAAAATTTGGTTTTTCGCTATATATGATACGGGTTACGCTGGCAGCCTCGCTTTCCTGGATGGCTGTTCACGCGATGTACGGCGGCGAGTTCTCCTATTTCGCACCACTGGCTGCGATTCTGATTACCCAGGGCAGCGTCAAGGCTTCGCTGGAAAAGGGCATCTACCGGCTGCTCGGTATTGTTCTCGGCGGAACCGTCAGTCTGATGATCGGCCACTTCTTCAATGTCGGGCCGCTGTCGATCCTGCTGATTCTGCTGATTGGCCTTGGCGTGGCGACCGCCTGCCGGATCAACTTCCAGGCCATTACGCAGGTGGGCGTCACTTCGGTGCTGGCACTGACCTTCTTACAGGATCATTATGTAATGTTTAGAGCCACGGAAACGCTGATTGGCGTGGCCTTCGCTCTGCTCTTCAATGTAATCATCGTACCGCCTAAAGGCTTCGTCAACGTTAAGAGTACGGCCTTCGCAGGAACCTTGCTGCTCGCCGACGGACTGAACGGACTCGCGCCGGGACGGGATGAGAACAGCCAAGCCGAAGCTTTGAAGCGGTCCGGACAGCTGCTTAAGGACAGCGCGCAGAAACTAAGCGAGATGCTCTTTACCCTATCCCATGTTCCCTGCATTAATGATTTGTCCGTCATGAAGAAGTCGATCTCCCATTTACAAACCATGCATGGCTATGTGAAAGAAATCGCAGCTGAAATACGGCTTCTGCCGCCGCATTATGCCTCCGCCGACTGGATGCAGAAGACGCTGACCGCAACGGCCGACTGCATCGCCATCTTCGGGGCCAACACTTTGTCGGATACGGAATGCCGCAGCTCGCTTCCGGAAGCTCTGCGCCGCGCCCGTGAGCTTCAGCTCGCCAGCTTCTCCGAGCTTCAAGGAAACTGCCCGCTGACCGCCATCCGCGATCTCGGCGCCGTCTTCTCGCACCTGAACCGGCTGCTCGATGAAGTGGAGCGCGCCGATCACGCCGTCTGCTCCGCCGCTCCACAGCGCGCCCGCGCCCGTCTGGAACGCGCCGTGCGCATTGCAAAAAAGGGACTCTCCCACAAGCTTTAAGCTTGGGAGCGTCCCTTTTTTTATATGAGGAGGCATAAGCTGCGCCGTTATTGATCCTCGTAAACCGGCCGATCCAAATCGAATATCCGGCCAATCGCGCTGTACGACGATCCGGCCAGGCGGCTGACCGGCTTCAGCTTGCTGATGTCGATCCGGCCGTTATGAATGAGGTCGTCCCGCACATAGAAGCTCAGCACCTCGCCGATAATGGCATCAAATTTTCCCAGCTCTACATACTGCGCAAGGCGGCATTCCATCGCAACCGGACTTTCCTGCACCCGCGGCACAGCCACCGTGGTACCGGGAACGGCCGTCAGTCCCGCAAGCGTAAGCTCGCTAATATGAGCGGGTGCACTGATGGACGTATGATTGATCGCCTCGATGTTGTCCTCGTCCGTGACATGCACGACAAACTCCTGATTCGCCAGAATATTGCGCGCCGTATCCTTCAGCGTGCCGTCCGCATGCCGTCCGCAAGAGAACATGAGCATCGGCGGATCATTGTTCACAATGTTAAAATAGCTGAATGGAGCCGCATTGACGACCCCCTCCGCACTCACCGAGGTAACAAAAGCAATGGGTCTTGGGACCACGCTGCCGATCAGCAGCTTGTAGTTGTCACGGGCCGTCTGTTCGTTCATTTTAAAAATCATAGTTTCCCTCCTCCAAGACTCTCATATCTGCAACTACAGACGCCGTCCGGCGCCGTATCCGGACATTGACCAGCAAGATGCTGATTACAACCAGAACCAAGCCTATCACCAGATTAACCGTTATCTGCTCATTTAGGAAGAGGACGCTTGCGCCGATGGAGACAAGCGGGACCAAAAAAGTATAGGAGGCAACTTTTCCGGCTTCTCCCTCGTTAATCAGCTTGAAATACACCAACCAGCCGAGTGCAATCACAAATATGGAAATGAACAACGTGTTGGCAACAAAAGCGGTATTCCATCTGATGGCTTTCCACGGCTCTGCTGCGCTGCCGGCGGCCAGCAGAATCAGCCCCCCGAGTGTGATCTGCATGGCAGTCATCCACAGCATATCGACCCGCACCGCATTTCGCTTCATATACACCGTGCCAAGTGCCCAGCACAGGGCGGTGGCCAGCGCGAGAAGGATACCGAGAAGCGAGATGCTGCCGGTCAGGCCGCCCGCGCTCAAGCAAGCCACGCCCAGAAAACCGAGCACGAGCCCCCCTATTTTTTGCCCATGCATCTCTTCCCCTAGCCACATCCAGGAGAAAATCCCGAGCAGCACCGGCTGCAGAAATACGATCGCCGAGAACAGTCCCGCCGGTATGTACTGCAGCCCAATCGTTTGTACGCCGTAATACAGCGCTATGCTTAACAGGGCGGAGCTCAAATATACCGGCCACAGTGTCTTAAACCGGAGCAGCCGGGCTTTGGGCAGCGCAATCAGGATCAGCAGCACACCTCCGATTACGGTACGGATGCCCGAGAATAGCAGCGG includes these proteins:
- a CDS encoding flavin reductase family protein, which codes for MIFKMNEQTARDNYKLLIGSVVPRPIAFVTSVSAEGVVNAAPFSYFNIVNNDPPMLMFSCGRHADGTLKDTARNILANQEFVVHVTDEDNIEAINHTSISAPAHISELTLAGLTAVPGTTVAVPRVQESPVAMECRLAQYVELGKFDAIIGEVLSFYVRDDLIHNGRIDISKLKPVSRLAGSSYSAIGRIFDLDRPVYEDQ
- a CDS encoding ABC transporter substrate-binding protein, which translates into the protein MKQLVNAFLAVMIVAFALMYLGAWMNKSEGYSGGNTLTIYNWGDYIDPDLLTQFQKETGITVIYQTFDSNEAMLTKIEQGGTNFDLVVPSDYAIAKMKEENLLLPLDHSKLPNLSHIDPRFMNLSFDEGNRYSVPYFWGTVGIIYNPELTQGLTFKSWNDLWDSKLKNNILLLDGAREVMGMALNSLHYSLNDTSEEHLQEALKKLNALSPNVKAIVGDEIKMLLANEEAAVGLVWSGDAAEIMDENDKLNYVVPEEGSNVWADNLVIPRSAANVEGAYKFINFMLRPEVAAQNAEYVGYSTPNKDALALLPENISGDERFYPPKAITDKLEVYDNLGKRMLAHYNELFLKFKMNND
- a CDS encoding ABC transporter ATP-binding protein, whose amino-acid sequence is MQEPTIISFENVTKRYDDEEPVLKGVSFDIERGKFYTLLGPSGCGKTTILRLIAGFAEPTEGSIYMNGKVINRIPANERQVNTVFQDYALFPHLDVFENVAFGLRIKKLKKQAIEQKVQEALRFVNLAGYERRAVSEMSGGQRQRVAIARAIVNEPQVLLLDEPLSALDLKLRTEMQYILREMQQRLGITFIFVTHDQEEALAMSDWIFVMNKGKIEQSGTPNDIYDEPINRFVADFIGESNIVPGVMIEDYLAEFNGRRFECVDAGLRPNEPIEIVIRPEDLEIVPLEQGKLRVRVDSQLFRGVHYEISCYDESGQEWLVHSTRKAEVGSEIGLPAGHFQRIFHGAHLFAG
- a CDS encoding FUSC family protein, with translation MNEGLQERLEKFGFSLYMIRVTLAASLSWMAVHAMYGGEFSYFAPLAAILITQGSVKASLEKGIYRLLGIVLGGTVSLMIGHFFNVGPLSILLILLIGLGVATACRINFQAITQVGVTSVLALTFLQDHYVMFRATETLIGVAFALLFNVIIVPPKGFVNVKSTAFAGTLLLADGLNGLAPGRDENSQAEALKRSGQLLKDSAQKLSEMLFTLSHVPCINDLSVMKKSISHLQTMHGYVKEIAAEIRLLPPHYASADWMQKTLTATADCIAIFGANTLSDTECRSSLPEALRRARELQLASFSELQGNCPLTAIRDLGAVFSHLNRLLDEVERADHAVCSAAPQRARARLERAVRIAKKGLSHKL
- a CDS encoding DMT family transporter is translated as MPRQKSAVLLLTFLILVWGINWPLSKIALNYAPPLLFSGIRTVIGGVLLILIALPKARLLRFKTLWPVYLSSALLSIALYYGVQTIGLQYIPAGLFSAIVFLQPVLLGIFSWMWLGEEMHGQKIGGLVLGFLGVACLSAGGLTGSISLLGILLALATALCWALGTVYMKRNAVRVDMLWMTAMQITLGGLILLAAGSAAEPWKAIRWNTAFVANTLFISIFVIALGWLVYFKLINEGEAGKVASYTFLVPLVSIGASVLFLNEQITVNLVIGLVLVVISILLVNVRIRRRTASVVADMRVLEEGNYDF
- a CDS encoding class I SAM-dependent methyltransferase, with protein sequence MIPEGNHHSNIIRFTGFQNEYDRYRPQAPRVVTELLTGYLGKRPALVVDLGCGTGLSTFLWRTAADAVIGVEPGDDMRGKALEKWNALGSPASISFVSGYSNALELPSASADIVTCSQSFHWMEPGSTLKEAARVLRPGGIFAAYDCDWPPVLEPNIETRYNELIEQADVIIGRRVPAEDRAVKWNKESHLSRIKASGKFSFAREIAFHNIEHCSAERYVGLTLSQGSLQTVLRLGGGELDEEIADYRETVERYFNGRTLETMFSYHVRLGIK